The genomic stretch GCTGAACATCTGCGGCCGCTGCTCGGGTCGGGTCACCGCCGTGATGGCCGCATTCTTCGGCGCATCGAACAGCCCCCCGCCCACTCCGGCCAGCAGGGCTGCGGCCAGCAGCACGCCGGGCGTGGTGGCGTACCCCATCCACGCGAAGCCCGCGCAGCGCAGCACGCAACCCGCCAGGATCAGCGGTTTTGGCCCCACCCGGTCAGCCCACGCGCCGCCGAACACGGTCAGCCCCTGCTGCGTGAGCTGGCGCAGGCCGAGCACCACGCCGACCGTCGCGGCGGGCCAGCCCAGCCCGCCCTGCGCCGTGCTGCCGCTGAAATGCACCGTCACCAGCGGGATCACGGCAAAAAATCCGCCCCACATCAGGAAGTTCGCGGCGATCAGGCCCAGCTGTGCGGCGTCCGGGCGCAGGGGCAGGGCGGAGGCGGGCACAGTCACGCCGCCGAGCGTAGCGCGGCCCGCCTGTAGGCAGGGACTCTGCGCTCCGCTCGGCTGGACACCGTTATCCGCCCACGTGCACCATGGGGCGGCGCGCGGCGTCACGCTCGGCCACCCGCAGGATCTCGTGGGTCAGCGGCGGCACGTCGCCCTCGCCGGCCAGCAGGAAGCGCAGGGCGTTCTGGGCCGGCCCCTTCTCGCTCCACTCGAAGTACACGTGCGGGGGCACGCCGGTCACGTCGCGGACATGCAGCAGCACGGCCGCCAGGGTATTCGCCACGGCGCTGCCGGTGGCCCGCAGGATGGCGTGCGATCCCACGCGCACGCCGGTCACGCTGACCGTGGAGGTAAAGTCGCTGGCATCCACGATGGCGACCTCCAGGAACAGGGCGGCCTCGCCGGGGGTCAGGTGGTTGTCCAGACGGACGTCCAGGGCCTTCTGGCGGTACTCGACGTCGTCGCCCTCGTTCAGCCGGTTGGCGATGAAGCGCACCGGGAGGCCACGGGCCACCACGTCCTCCAGCATGCGCCGCGCCGTGTCGTCCAGGATGACGCGCTGTACCCGCAGCTCGGTCGAACGTGAGATCCGCGAGGCCACGCTGATCACCAGGATGCCCAGGATGAAGGTCAGGGCGATCCACAGACCCTCCGGGCGTTCAGTCACCGTGACGGCACTGGTGTAGATGAAGATGGCGCTGACCACCGCGAAGGCCGCCGCCGGGCCACGGTGGCCGCGCCGGAGCTCGGTCAGGAACACGGCGATGGCCGCCGAGGTCATCAGGGCCAGCACGCCGGTCGCGTAGGCCCCCGCCTGCGCGTCCACGCTCGCCTGGAACAGGATCGTGACCAGCGCACTGATCAGCGTGAAGAGGATCACCAGGGGCCGGGTGGCGCGGGCCCAGTCCGGGGCCATGCCGTAGCGCGGCAGGTATCTGGGCACGATGTTCAGCAGGCCGGCCATGGCCGACGCCCCCGCGAACCACAGGATCAGGATGGTCGCCACGTCGTAGAGCGTGCCGAAGGTCTCGCCGAAACGGCTGTGCGCCAGGAAGGCCAGCGCCCGCCCGTTCGCCGCGCCCGCCGGGGTGGTCACCGTGACGGGCACGGTACGGTCGGCCGTGTTGCCCAGCACACTGACCGTGATCGGCACCAGGCCGCCCACGGTGTCGGCCTGGACGGTATACGTCCCGGTGCGCTCGGCCGGCACGGTCAGCGAGTAGACCTCACGCGGGCGGGTGGTGCTGTCCAGCGGCACGTCGATCATGGCCCGGCCCGCCCGCAGATCGGCGCCGTTCAGGGTGCGGGTCACGCTGGTCACGCCCCAGAACTCGTGGCGGGGGATCAGCAGCGTGGTGACCAGCGCCGAGCCGATCAGCATGACGCTCATGATCAGCGCGGCGGTGGTGAGCAGTGTGCGGGTATTGCGGATGCGGCCAGCGGGTTGCTGTGGCGTGTCGCCGGGATCGCCCTTCACGAGCGGCATGACGACCACGCCCGTCTCGAAGCCTGACAGCCCCAGCGCCAGCGCCGGGAACACCAGGAGGGCCGCACCGAAGGTCGCCAGCGGCGAGGCGTATGCACTGCCCAGCGCCGACCACCAGTTGCTCAGCAGGGCGGGGTTGGCGGCGACCTCCAGCACGCCGTGGCCGACCACCACGAGACTGAGCGTGAGGTACAGCACCACGATGCCCACCGCGATGCCCACCGCCTCCTTGAAGCCCTTGAGAAACACCGCCGCCAGCAGCGCGATCAGGCCCAGGGTGATCGGTACCTCGTGTCCTTCCAGCGCCGTGCGCAGCAGGGGATTCTCGACCAGATGCGCCGTGGCGTCGGCGGCCGAGAGCGTGATCGTGATGACGAAGCCCGTGGCGACGAATCCGATCAGGGCCAGCACCAGCACCTTGCTGGGCCAGTAGTTCAGCAGGCGCTCGAGCATGGACAGGCTGCCGTCGCCGTGGGGGCTTTCCTGGGCCACGCGGCGGTACATGGGCAGCGCCCCGAAGAGCGTGACGAGCACCAGAACCAGCGTGGCCACCGGCGACAGCGCCCCCGCCGCCAGCGCCGCGATCCCCGGCTGGTAGCCCAGCGTGGAGAAGTAGTCCACGCCGGTCAGGCACATCACCTTCCACCACGGCTGGGTGTGGTGTTGCTGCTCGGCCACGCGCTCCGGCTCATAGAAGCCCTCGGGTTCGGGCTGGTTCGATTCCAGAAACCAGGACATGAAACGGCTGCGGGCCGGTTGCGCTGAGGGCATTGCGGCAGTGTAGAGCGGGATTGCGGGGAGATCTCCGGGCCGTGTGCTGAGCGGGAGCGGCCGCTGGTTCTGGACAGCAGAAACCCGTTCAGTGCAGCGACCAGAGTGGATGCGACGCCAGCATGCACAGCGCTTCCAAGGCCCATCCGCAGTCAGGGGGCACCGAACCGGCCCCTGGCGACGACATCACAGGTAACAGCACACTCCAGGTCAGGTTCTGCCGAGGTGGCCGCTCCTAGCCCTCCCTGGCAATACTGGCGCACTTCTGCTCTGTGGCGTCAGTTCTGATCACAGCGTCGGGGACGTTTCAAATGAAGAGAGCATAAATACTCTTCAGGTCACTTCTGGATACGCTGGGGGTGCAACTCACAATTCAGCGGGTCTCGGCGGACATCAGTCGCGTGTGGACAGCGTCCGGAACAGGCTCTCCCGGTCGCCCCGTCTCACCGCCCCACGTCCTGCCGAGGTGAACGTATGTCCAGGTTTCCGATCGTGGCCGTCCTCACGCTCCTGCTCGCCGCCTGCAGCGCGTCCGATGCGCCGGGCACCCAGGCGACGTCCGGGGACTCGCTCAGTGCACAGGCCGTCGGTGCCGACACCAGTGTGCTGCGGAGCGCGGTCAATGCCCCGGGTATCCAGCAGCACCTCGCGGCGTTCCAGGGCATCGCGTCGGCCAACGGTGGCACGCGGGCGGCCAGCACGCCGGGCTACGACGCCTCGGTGGCGTATGTCCAGCAGAAGCTGACGGCCGCCGGGTATCAGGTGAGCCTCCAGACCTTCACGTATCCCGTGTTCGTCGACCTCTCCACGCTGGCGCAGACGGCACCGATTGCCAGAACCTTCACGCCGGGGAGCGAATTCGTCTCCATTCAGTACAGCCCCGAGGGCAGCGCGACCGCTGCGGTGCAGGGCGTGGATCTGGTGCTGCCGCCCTCCCCCACCCCGACGTCGAGCAGCGGCTGCGAGGCGGCCGACTTCGCCGGCTTCGTGCCGGGCCAGATCGCCCTGATCCAGCGCGGCACCTGTACCTTCGAGATCAAGATTCTCAATGCCCAGGCAGCAGGCGCGTCGGCAGTCATCATCTTCAACGAGGGTCAGCCGGGACGCACCGACATCGACCTGACCCCGGTCGTGGGCGAGGTCAACGCGCTGACCATTCCGGCCGTGTTCACCAGTTTCGCCGCCGGCAGCACCCTGAACGGGGCGACCGTGACGGTGAACGTGGATACCGAGGAACAGACACGCACCTCGCAGAATGTCATCGCGCAGACCAGAACCGGGCGCAGCGACCGTGTGGTGGTCGTCGGTGCCCACCTCGACTCGGTCGACGGCGGCCCAGGGATCAACGACAACGGCAGCGGCAGCGCCGCGATCCTGGAGATCGCCCTTCAGATGGCCAACCTGGGCATCCAGCCGCGCAATCAGGTGCGCTTCGCGTTCTGGGGGGCCGAGGAGCTGGGCCTGATCGGTTCCGAGCGCTACGTGGCCAGCCTGAGCACGCGCCAGAAGAAGGACATCGCGCTGAACCTGAACTTCGACATGGTCGGCTCGCCCAACTACGCCCGCTTCGTGTACGACGGCGACGGCAACGCCACGCCCGAGGGGGCCGGGCCGAACGGGTCGGGCACGATCGAGAATGTCTTGACCAGCTATTTCGCGGCCCAGGGCCTGGCATCCCTGCCGACGGCCTTCAGCGGGCGCTCGGATTACGGCCCGTTCATCGAGGCGGGCATTCCGGCCGGCGGCCTGTTCACCGGGGCCGAGGGCATCAAGTCGGCGGCCGAGGCCCAGGTCTTCGGCGGCACGGCCGGCGTCGCCTACGACCCGTGCTACCACGAGGCCTGCGACACCCTGGCGAACGTGAACGCCCAGGCGCTGGACGAGATGGGCGACGCGGCAGCCCACGCGGTGCTGACCTTTGCCCAGACGACCTCAGCGGTCAACGGCACGGGTCAGGCCTCGGGCACGGCGGCGGCCAACATGAGCTTCCGGGGGAACAACGCGGTCCGCTGAGCACGGATGATCCGGACACGGAGGCCGGCCCCGGCGGTGCCGGTCGGGGCCAGCCTCCTGCGATCCGGCGCAGGCCCTAGCATGTCGGCATGTCGGCCCTGATTCCGCTGGCTCCCGGCGTCTCCTACCTTCCCGGCGCGGTGAACAGTGTCGTGCTGGAGGACGGCCACGGCGGGGCGCTGCTGGTCGATACCGGCCTGGACGACTCGCACGCCCGCAAGCTGCTGCGCGCGCTGGACAGCGCGGGCCTGACTCCCACCGGCATCCTGAACACGCACAGCCACGCGGATCATCACGGGGGCAACACCTTCATCCTGCGGCGCTTTCCGGAGATGAAGGTGTTCGCACCGCCACTGGAGGCCGCGATCATCACGCACCCGATCCTGGAGCCTATCGGGCTGTTCGGCGCCCGGCCCCCACACGAGTTGCAGACCAAATTCCTGCTGGCACCGCCCAGTCTGGCGCGGCTGGCACCCGAGCCGGGACTGTGCCGGCTCGGCGGGGTGACCGTGGAGCTCATCGAGGTGGCGGGCCACGCGAGCATGATGTACGCGGTGCGGGTGGGCGAGGTGCTGTACGCCGCGGACGCGCTGTTCGGCCCGGACGCGCTGGCGAAGCACCCCCTGGTGTTCTGTCAGGATTCCGGCCTGCAGAAGGCGGCGGCGGCACGGCTGGGCGGGCTGGAGGGCGTGCGCGTGACGCTGCCGGGGCACGGCGGGCCGACGGAGGAGCTGGCGGATCTGGTGGCGGCGAATCTGGCGACCCACGCCCGGACAACCCAGGCCGTCCTGGATGCCGTGCGGCAGCAGCCGGCCACGGTGGACGACCTGCTGCCACGGGTGTGCGACACCCTGGGCGTGACGATGACCAGTGCAGGCGCCGTCGTCCTGAACCGCGCCGTGGTCAGCGCCCACCTGACCGAGTTGCTGGAGGCGGGGGCCGTCCAGATGCAGGTGAGCGCGAACCGGCTCGTCTTCGGGAGCCAAGCGTAAAGAAACTCCCTCTGGGGTTCCCCGGTGGGGGCAGCGTACCCTCCAGCCATGACGAAGAAGAGCAAGGCTACCCCCACCCAGGCTCCGGCGAAGGCCACCCGCACCACCGGCACCAGTGACGGCAAGAAGGCCAGTGGCAAGGCGAGCGGCACCGCCCACGCCGACGCCGCGCACCTGAGTACCACCAACAACGCTCTGGTCGACCACAACTACCTGTCGGAATCCGAGTTCGGCACGGTGGCCGAGACCCTGCAGCGCAACCTCGCCACCAGCATCAGCCTGTACCTGAAATTCAAGAAGTACCACTGGGACATCCGGGGCCGCTTCTTCCGCGACCTGCACCTCGCCTACGACGAGTTCATCGAGGAGATCTTCCCCTCGATCGACGAACAGGCCGAGCGGCTGGTGGCCCTGGGCGGCAGCCCGATGGCCGCGCCCGTGGACATTGCCCGTTATTCGGTCGTGGAGGTGCCCACCGAGACCGTGCGCGACGCCCGCGTGCAGGTGGCCGATCTCGTACAGGATCTGACCCGCGTGGGCAAGGGCTACCGCGACGATTCCCAGACGGTGGACGACGCGAACGACCCCGCCACCGCCGATATGTACAACGGTTACGCCGCCACCGTCGACAAGATCCGCTGGATGCTCCAGGCGATGATGGACGACGACCGGATGAACTGAGAAATCGGCCTGCGAGCGGAGCGAGTACCGATAGTGGGAGCGGCCGGAATGGAGGGACGGGCAGCGCTGTCCTGCCCATCCCGGAATGGAGCGCTGCGACCCTGCCCGTCAGGGCCGATCGAAGCGAGAAGGCGCAGGGCCGCCGGGCCGTCCCGGTGCCCGCCCTGAACCGAGGCGTAAACCATGCCGAAATTCGACTACTCCCTGAACTACGCCGACCTTGACCTGCGGGCACATCCCGAGCTGTATCGGGTCGGCGTGGGCGAGCAGGGCGTGTTGCTGGTGCAGCCGTACAAGGGTGAACTCCTGCCGCACTGGCGCTTTGCGACGCCGGATGCAGCGCGGGAAAGCAGCGACACCATCTTTGCCATGTTCCTGGCGTACCTGAAGGATGGCGACTTCGTGGGCGCGGACATGGCCCGCAAGTTCCTCCAGATGGGCTTCACGCGCTCGCGGCGCTATGCCAACCACAGGGGCGGCAGGAAATACGATGGCCCGGTGCCCGACGACAGGAAGGGCCAGAGCGGCGCCCACGGCCGCGCCGAGTTGCCCCGCCAACCCGAAGACCCGGTCAAGGCCGAGTCCGCCCGCATCTTCAAGGCGAAGTGGGAGGAGGCCGAGGCGAACGCGGAGTATGCCCGGATGAAGAAGGAACACAAGAAGACGTACGGCTGATAGGCCGCCGACGTCAGATCGTCTGGATCAGGCGGGTCAGGAGTTGCACGTGCGCGGGCCAGCGATCCAGGCGGATGTGCTCGTGCTGGGCGTGGGCCCCGTCGCCGGGAGCACCCAGGCCGTCCAGGGTGGGGGTGATGGGCGCGGTGAAATTGCCGTCGCTGCCGCCCCCCACGCTCTCGTGGCCCACGTCGAAGCCCAGGGTGCCGGCGAGTTCGCGGGCACGGGCGTACAGCGCCAGCGTGTCGGCCCCCTGCTCGAAGGGCGGACGGTTCATACCGCCGCGCACGTCCACGGTCACGCGGGGGTCGGCGGGCCGCCACGCCTGTACGGCGGCGTCCACGCGCTGCCCCTCGGCCAGGGTGGAGACCCGGAGGTCGAATTCCACCGTGCAGGTCTCGGGGATCACATTCATGGCACTGCCCCCGTGGATGACCCCGGCGCTGACGGTGGTGCCGATATCCGGACGGGCCAGCGCCTGCACCGCCAGCACCGCCTCGGCGGCGGCCGTGATGGCGCTGGCTCCATCGGCGGGACGGTTCCCGGCGTGACTGGCGATGCCCCGCAGGGTCAGCCAGTACCCGCCGGTGCCCTTGCGCCCGGTCTTCAGGGCGTGTGAGTCCGCGACCGGGGGCTCCACGACCAGGCACGCACGGGCGGCACGGGCCGCGGCCTCGATGTGCGGACGGCTGCTGTCGCTGCCGATCTCCTCGTCCGGGGACAGCAGGAGGTGGATCCCGCCGTCGGGCCACTGCCCGCGCAGCGCCCGCAGGGCATGGACGGTGCCCACGATGCCGCCCTTCATGTCATAGGTGCCGGGGCCATACAGCCGGTCGCCATCCTGACGCCAGGGCATGCGCTCCAGCGTGCCGGTGGGCCACACGGTATCGGCGTGCATCAGGATCAGCAGGGGCCGGGCCACGCCGCTGCCGTCCACCCCCAGCGTCATGGAGCGCGTGCCGCCGGGCAGGGCGCGGGTCACCGCCCCCAGGTCACGCGCCCAGCCCTCGACCACATCCATCACGCGGTT from Deinococcus sp. AB2017081 encodes the following:
- a CDS encoding APC family permease, whose translation is MPSAQPARSRFMSWFLESNQPEPEGFYEPERVAEQQHHTQPWWKVMCLTGVDYFSTLGYQPGIAALAAGALSPVATLVLVLVTLFGALPMYRRVAQESPHGDGSLSMLERLLNYWPSKVLVLALIGFVATGFVITITLSAADATAHLVENPLLRTALEGHEVPITLGLIALLAAVFLKGFKEAVGIAVGIVVLYLTLSLVVVGHGVLEVAANPALLSNWWSALGSAYASPLATFGAALLVFPALALGLSGFETGVVVMPLVKGDPGDTPQQPAGRIRNTRTLLTTAALIMSVMLIGSALVTTLLIPRHEFWGVTSVTRTLNGADLRAGRAMIDVPLDSTTRPREVYSLTVPAERTGTYTVQADTVGGLVPITVSVLGNTADRTVPVTVTTPAGAANGRALAFLAHSRFGETFGTLYDVATILILWFAGASAMAGLLNIVPRYLPRYGMAPDWARATRPLVILFTLISALVTILFQASVDAQAGAYATGVLALMTSAAIAVFLTELRRGHRGPAAAFAVVSAIFIYTSAVTVTERPEGLWIALTFILGILVISVASRISRSTELRVQRVILDDTARRMLEDVVARGLPVRFIANRLNEGDDVEYRQKALDVRLDNHLTPGEAALFLEVAIVDASDFTSTVSVTGVRVGSHAILRATGSAVANTLAAVLLHVRDVTGVPPHVYFEWSEKGPAQNALRFLLAGEGDVPPLTHEILRVAERDAARRPMVHVGG
- a CDS encoding M20/M25/M40 family metallo-hydrolase; protein product: MSRFPIVAVLTLLLAACSASDAPGTQATSGDSLSAQAVGADTSVLRSAVNAPGIQQHLAAFQGIASANGGTRAASTPGYDASVAYVQQKLTAAGYQVSLQTFTYPVFVDLSTLAQTAPIARTFTPGSEFVSIQYSPEGSATAAVQGVDLVLPPSPTPTSSSGCEAADFAGFVPGQIALIQRGTCTFEIKILNAQAAGASAVIIFNEGQPGRTDIDLTPVVGEVNALTIPAVFTSFAAGSTLNGATVTVNVDTEEQTRTSQNVIAQTRTGRSDRVVVVGAHLDSVDGGPGINDNGSGSAAILEIALQMANLGIQPRNQVRFAFWGAEELGLIGSERYVASLSTRQKKDIALNLNFDMVGSPNYARFVYDGDGNATPEGAGPNGSGTIENVLTSYFAAQGLASLPTAFSGRSDYGPFIEAGIPAGGLFTGAEGIKSAAEAQVFGGTAGVAYDPCYHEACDTLANVNAQALDEMGDAAAHAVLTFAQTTSAVNGTGQASGTAAANMSFRGNNAVR
- a CDS encoding MBL fold metallo-hydrolase; amino-acid sequence: MSALIPLAPGVSYLPGAVNSVVLEDGHGGALLVDTGLDDSHARKLLRALDSAGLTPTGILNTHSHADHHGGNTFILRRFPEMKVFAPPLEAAIITHPILEPIGLFGARPPHELQTKFLLAPPSLARLAPEPGLCRLGGVTVELIEVAGHASMMYAVRVGEVLYAADALFGPDALAKHPLVFCQDSGLQKAAAARLGGLEGVRVTLPGHGGPTEELADLVAANLATHARTTQAVLDAVRQQPATVDDLLPRVCDTLGVTMTSAGAVVLNRAVVSAHLTELLEAGAVQMQVSANRLVFGSQA
- a CDS encoding Dps family protein, which translates into the protein MTKKSKATPTQAPAKATRTTGTSDGKKASGKASGTAHADAAHLSTTNNALVDHNYLSESEFGTVAETLQRNLATSISLYLKFKKYHWDIRGRFFRDLHLAYDEFIEEIFPSIDEQAERLVALGGSPMAAPVDIARYSVVEVPTETVRDARVQVADLVQDLTRVGKGYRDDSQTVDDANDPATADMYNGYAATVDKIRWMLQAMMDDDRMN
- a CDS encoding DUF4385 domain-containing protein; protein product: MPKFDYSLNYADLDLRAHPELYRVGVGEQGVLLVQPYKGELLPHWRFATPDAARESSDTIFAMFLAYLKDGDFVGADMARKFLQMGFTRSRRYANHRGGRKYDGPVPDDRKGQSGAHGRAELPRQPEDPVKAESARIFKAKWEEAEANAEYARMKKEHKKTYG
- a CDS encoding M20 family metallopeptidase — encoded protein: MSRMSSDLPDLSAMLADLHTLVSLESPSSDPVAVNRVMDVVEGWARDLGAVTRALPGGTRSMTLGVDGSGVARPLLILMHADTVWPTGTLERMPWRQDGDRLYGPGTYDMKGGIVGTVHALRALRGQWPDGGIHLLLSPDEEIGSDSSRPHIEAAARAARACLVVEPPVADSHALKTGRKGTGGYWLTLRGIASHAGNRPADGASAITAAAEAVLAVQALARPDIGTTVSAGVIHGGSAMNVIPETCTVEFDLRVSTLAEGQRVDAAVQAWRPADPRVTVDVRGGMNRPPFEQGADTLALYARARELAGTLGFDVGHESVGGGSDGNFTAPITPTLDGLGAPGDGAHAQHEHIRLDRWPAHVQLLTRLIQTI